Proteins encoded within one genomic window of Parolsenella massiliensis:
- a CDS encoding adenine phosphoribosyltransferase, translated as MSEQIESPFPYENLVVDIPDYPEPGVVFKDITPLIADEQGFSACVDAMTEHFLGKGVTKVVGSEARGFLIGTPVAYRLGAGFVPARKPGKLPREVYSQSYALEYGTDELQIHKDALTPDDRVIIVDDLVATAGTALATAKLVEQSGAKILGFSFILELAFLNPREAIGKEYPQEIYSLIKVD; from the coding sequence ATGTCTGAGCAAATCGAAAGTCCCTTCCCGTACGAGAACCTCGTCGTGGACATCCCGGACTACCCGGAGCCCGGCGTCGTCTTCAAGGACATCACCCCGCTCATCGCAGACGAGCAGGGCTTCTCGGCCTGCGTGGACGCAATGACCGAGCACTTCCTTGGCAAGGGCGTCACCAAGGTGGTTGGATCCGAGGCTCGCGGCTTTCTCATCGGCACGCCCGTCGCCTACAGGCTGGGCGCCGGCTTTGTGCCCGCCCGCAAGCCTGGCAAGCTTCCCCGCGAGGTCTATAGCCAGAGCTACGCCCTCGAGTACGGCACGGACGAGCTCCAGATCCACAAGGACGCGCTCACGCCGGACGACCGCGTGATCATCGTGGACGACCTCGTTGCCACGGCGGGGACCGCGCTGGCCACGGCAAAGCTCGTCGAGCAGTCCGGCGCAAAGATCCTCGGCTTCTCCTTCATCCTCGAGCTCGCCTTCCTCAACCCCCGCGAGGCCATTGGCAAGGAGTACCCGCAGGAGATCTACTCGCTTATTAAAGTCGACTAG
- a CDS encoding ClC family H(+)/Cl(-) exchange transporter, translating into MQQRNNPIRRRLSRRFQVSLVWEGALVGLFAGALVTLYRLALTWGEKTLRSVIASFGSNPLNAALWFLALVVMAFVVAALVRWEPATSGSGIPQVDAEVMGAMEAPWHRVIGAKFIEGTLGAIGGLSLGREGPSVQLGGMAGKGVSRILKRGRGEERLLVTCGAGAGMAAAFHAPLTGVMFALEEIHKTFNAPLIISVMMSAVMSDYVTSQVLGLQPVISFKLAEVIPHEAYGILIVFGLVMGVIGALHNAGMFQIQNLLSKIRYRSAFMRYLIPFVIAGLVALTAPDLMCGGDAILELLMRPQGMGLLALTGLLIGKYLFTGVCFGAGTPGGTLFPLVIMGALTGAIFGTAATRFLGMSPDFVMNFMVLGIAGMFAGAIRAPVTAVVLAFELTGSLEQLLSLAIVSVIAYVTANLMQVDAYYEHLLARQLGTTPEETHERWGSHGRQLHSYVVEAGCSAADKLISEINWPQRTLVVSVRRCGRELVPSGSTRLLEGDRILVLLDEREDEDSERFVRRLCHGTFAPAETSAQE; encoded by the coding sequence GTGCAACAGCGCAACAACCCCATACGCAGACGTCTTTCTCGCAGGTTCCAGGTGAGCCTTGTGTGGGAGGGAGCCCTCGTTGGCCTGTTTGCCGGAGCCCTCGTGACGCTGTACCGTCTCGCACTCACCTGGGGCGAGAAGACGCTTCGCTCGGTCATAGCCTCGTTTGGGAGCAACCCGCTGAATGCCGCGCTATGGTTTTTGGCCCTTGTTGTGATGGCCTTCGTTGTGGCTGCCCTGGTTCGTTGGGAGCCGGCTACGTCTGGTTCGGGCATTCCACAGGTGGATGCCGAGGTCATGGGTGCCATGGAGGCACCTTGGCACCGCGTGATTGGAGCCAAGTTCATCGAGGGAACCCTTGGGGCCATAGGCGGCCTCTCGCTGGGACGCGAGGGGCCATCGGTGCAGCTGGGAGGCATGGCAGGCAAGGGCGTCTCTCGAATCCTCAAACGCGGAAGGGGAGAGGAGCGGCTCCTTGTCACCTGCGGCGCGGGCGCCGGCATGGCGGCGGCCTTCCATGCCCCGCTCACGGGCGTCATGTTTGCCCTCGAGGAGATCCACAAGACGTTCAACGCACCGCTCATCATCTCGGTCATGATGAGCGCCGTCATGAGCGACTACGTGACGAGCCAGGTGCTTGGACTTCAACCCGTCATCAGTTTCAAGCTGGCTGAGGTGATTCCGCACGAGGCATATGGCATACTCATCGTCTTTGGCCTTGTTATGGGCGTGATTGGCGCACTGCACAACGCCGGGATGTTCCAGATTCAGAATCTGCTCTCCAAGATCAGGTATCGCTCTGCATTCATGCGCTATCTCATCCCGTTTGTCATCGCGGGTCTCGTGGCCTTGACGGCTCCCGATCTCATGTGTGGCGGAGATGCCATTCTCGAGCTGCTCATGAGGCCCCAGGGAATGGGTCTCTTGGCGCTTACTGGCCTGCTCATAGGAAAGTACCTGTTCACGGGCGTATGCTTTGGCGCAGGAACGCCGGGAGGAACGCTGTTTCCGCTCGTGATCATGGGTGCGCTCACAGGCGCCATCTTTGGAACGGCAGCCACGAGATTTCTGGGCATGAGCCCAGACTTTGTGATGAACTTCATGGTGCTGGGAATAGCAGGCATGTTTGCCGGGGCCATCAGGGCTCCCGTTACGGCGGTGGTACTCGCGTTCGAGCTCACCGGAAGCCTCGAGCAGCTGCTCTCGCTTGCCATCGTGAGCGTCATCGCCTATGTGACGGCCAACCTCATGCAGGTTGACGCCTACTACGAGCACCTTCTGGCTCGACAGCTTGGCACGACGCCCGAGGAGACGCACGAGCGTTGGGGGAGCCACGGTCGTCAGCTTCACTCGTACGTGGTCGAGGCGGGATGCTCAGCCGCCGACAAGCTCATCTCTGAGATTAACTGGCCACAGCGCACCCTCGTTGTCTCGGTGAGGCGCTGCGGAAGGGAGCTCGTGCCGAGTGGCAGCACGAGGTTACTCGAAGGCGACAGGATACTCGTGCTTCTCGACGAGCGCGAGGACGAAGACTCCGAGCGCTTCGTGCGGCGCCTCTGCCACGGTACGTTTGCCCCGGCAGAGACATCGGCACAGGAGTAG
- a CDS encoding FAD-dependent oxidoreductase codes for MSIQHRHDLVILGGGPAGLSAAIYATRAGITPLVIERESFGGQIVSTDEVDNYPGLVGVSGSELGERLRSHAEHLGAQFVYDDVESIVRAGDTGKFILQGSEEVHCSSLIYAAGAAPRRAGFAGEQEFLGRGVSYCATCDGMFYRGKQAYVIGGGNTACEEALYLSKLASKVVLLVRGDHLRAVQSLASSVEHEDRIEVRYLTKLVELSGDDSTGSTLPCTLKLSIGMDASAREEVVEAAPGSFGVFVAVGREPRTQLLKSLVHLDHTGYVLTDDSMATSTPGLFCAGDVRAKPLRQVVTAVSDGAIAAMSAASFLG; via the coding sequence ATGTCCATTCAGCATAGACACGATTTGGTGATTCTCGGCGGAGGTCCGGCCGGCCTGTCTGCGGCAATCTATGCCACTCGCGCAGGTATTACCCCGCTCGTAATTGAGCGAGAGTCATTTGGCGGCCAGATCGTTTCTACCGATGAGGTGGACAATTATCCCGGTCTCGTTGGCGTCTCTGGCTCTGAGCTCGGCGAGAGATTGCGTTCCCATGCCGAGCACCTGGGTGCCCAGTTTGTCTATGACGACGTGGAATCGATTGTCCGTGCTGGTGACACGGGCAAGTTCATTCTCCAGGGCTCAGAGGAAGTTCATTGCTCCTCGCTTATCTACGCCGCCGGGGCCGCTCCTAGGAGGGCCGGCTTTGCCGGAGAGCAGGAATTCCTCGGCAGGGGAGTCTCCTACTGTGCCACTTGCGATGGCATGTTCTATCGAGGCAAGCAGGCCTATGTCATCGGCGGAGGCAATACGGCCTGCGAGGAGGCGCTCTATCTCTCTAAGCTCGCCAGCAAGGTGGTACTTCTCGTACGAGGAGACCATCTTCGAGCCGTTCAATCACTTGCAAGCTCGGTCGAACATGAAGATAGGATTGAAGTTAGGTACCTAACTAAACTAGTCGAGCTTAGTGGAGATGACTCAACGGGAAGTACGCTTCCGTGCACGCTGAAGCTTTCCATTGGCATGGACGCGAGCGCTCGCGAGGAAGTAGTGGAAGCTGCGCCTGGCTCCTTTGGTGTCTTCGTTGCAGTTGGTCGGGAGCCGCGTACACAACTTCTTAAGAGCCTCGTCCATCTTGATCACACTGGCTATGTCTTGACCGATGATTCTATGGCCACATCTACACCAGGTCTGTTCTGTGCGGGCGACGTTCGCGCCAAGCCTTTGCGTCAGGTGGTAACGGCCGTGTCGGACGGCGCCATCGCCGCCATGAGCGCAGCGTCGTTTCTTGGGTAG
- the dut gene encoding dUTP diphosphatase: MSSDPIVLPIKRLDPSVELPSYAYEGDAGLDLRSNEDVTLAPLERRLVSTGLAVAIPDGHAGFVQPRSGLALREGLSMANTPGLIDAHYRGELKVCAVNLDAEKPVHIERGERIAQLVIQKVPTVCLREVSELDETDRGSGGFGSSGIN, translated from the coding sequence GTGAGTAGCGATCCCATCGTCCTTCCCATCAAGAGGCTTGACCCGTCGGTTGAGCTTCCGAGCTATGCCTACGAGGGCGACGCCGGTCTTGACCTGCGCTCCAACGAGGATGTTACGCTCGCGCCGCTTGAGCGCCGTCTTGTTTCTACAGGTCTTGCCGTTGCCATTCCAGATGGCCACGCCGGTTTTGTTCAGCCTAGAAGCGGCCTGGCCCTTCGCGAGGGGCTGTCCATGGCGAATACGCCGGGCCTCATTGATGCCCACTACCGCGGTGAGCTCAAGGTGTGCGCCGTAAACCTTGACGCTGAGAAGCCCGTTCACATCGAGCGTGGCGAGCGCATCGCCCAGCTCGTTATCCAGAAGGTGCCCACGGTCTGTCTTCGCGAGGTTTCCGAGCTTGATGAGACTGACAGGGGCTCTGGCGGATTTGGCTCAAGTGGTATCAACTAG
- the nrdR gene encoding transcriptional regulator NrdR, with protein MRCPKCGCEESKVVDSRPAENNDSIRRRRECVSCGFRFTTYERREELPLVVLKHDGSKEPFDREKLMRGLVRATVKRDIPIDVLDKLIGDIESELRDHGTTEVDSSALGEMVLHRLADIDKVAYVRFASVYRDFKDIEEFSAELRRLSGE; from the coding sequence ATGCGCTGTCCCAAATGCGGATGCGAGGAGTCTAAGGTCGTAGATTCCCGTCCTGCCGAGAACAATGACTCCATCAGACGTCGGCGCGAATGCGTTTCATGCGGCTTTCGCTTCACCACCTACGAACGCCGAGAGGAACTCCCACTCGTCGTTCTCAAGCATGACGGATCAAAGGAGCCGTTTGACCGCGAGAAGCTCATGCGGGGGTTGGTGCGCGCCACCGTCAAGCGTGACATCCCCATCGATGTGCTCGACAAGCTTATTGGCGACATCGAGAGCGAGCTGAGAGATCACGGGACCACCGAGGTGGACTCCAGCGCCTTGGGTGAGATGGTTCTCCACCGTCTGGCAGACATCGACAAGGTGGCCTACGTTCGATTTGCCTCCGTCTATCGCGACTTCAAGGACATCGAGGAGTTCTCTGCCGAGCTAAGGAGGCTTTCCGGTGAGTAG
- the lexA gene encoding transcriptional repressor LexA, translating to MSEVKISARQQQAYDFICSFTATHGYPPSVREIGAAIGLSSPSTVHSHLHKLEKAGYIRRDPNKPRTIEITGPGSEELQQNASLAEVSQDVDNGTVTLPVVGRVAAGTPILAEQNVEEVMTLPTSLIGDSSSFILRVRGESMINAGIFDGDYIVVKEQHDAHNGEIVVALIDDSATVKTFYREKNRIRLQPENDTMEPIYADNPTILGRVTGLLRSL from the coding sequence ATGTCTGAGGTAAAGATTTCCGCACGTCAGCAGCAGGCCTATGACTTCATCTGCAGCTTCACGGCAACGCACGGCTATCCGCCCTCCGTTCGAGAGATCGGGGCGGCCATCGGCCTCTCCTCGCCCTCAACCGTCCACTCCCACCTCCATAAGCTTGAGAAGGCAGGCTACATTCGTCGAGACCCAAACAAGCCAAGAACCATAGAGATCACGGGGCCTGGCAGCGAGGAACTGCAGCAGAACGCCTCGCTCGCAGAGGTCTCGCAAGACGTTGACAACGGAACCGTCACCCTCCCCGTGGTTGGAAGGGTGGCCGCCGGCACTCCGATCCTTGCCGAGCAGAACGTCGAGGAGGTCATGACGCTGCCCACCTCTCTCATCGGGGACTCAAGCTCGTTCATCCTCCGTGTTCGCGGTGAGTCCATGATCAACGCCGGCATCTTCGATGGCGACTACATCGTCGTCAAGGAGCAGCATGACGCCCACAACGGTGAGATCGTCGTTGCGCTCATTGATGACTCCGCCACCGTCAAGACCTTCTATCGCGAGAAGAACCGGATTCGTCTCCAGCCAGAGAACGACACGATGGAGCCCATCTACGCAGACAACCCAACGATTCTTGGCAGGGTGACGGGTCTGCTCAGGTCTCTCTAG
- a CDS encoding heparan-alpha-glucosaminide N-acetyltransferase, translated as MSIDSVSAKHSYRIHGYDVIRGLSVISMVGFHLCYDLVYLYGTGPGWFAPPLQDVWRSSISWVFLLMAGIMATYSRSNLKRACRYLAAALAIFVATSVASVDTPINYGIIYCMGFSTLVAWVVQKVTPKELTVLGRVMAAAICAMAFLLCLGIPTGTFGLKQFGGPYVRVSPAPYASGLLSWLGFPGPRFTSGDYYPPIPFTLLYLSGYFLGGIIQKSGHAAEALSRLRCRPLEVVGRHALEVYVIHQPLILLVLTLAFGR; from the coding sequence ATGTCAATCGATTCGGTCTCCGCTAAACACAGTTACCGCATACACGGCTACGACGTGATACGTGGGCTCTCGGTCATATCCATGGTCGGGTTCCATCTCTGCTATGACCTGGTGTATCTCTATGGAACAGGCCCAGGCTGGTTTGCCCCTCCCCTACAGGATGTGTGGCGCTCCTCGATATCCTGGGTGTTTCTGCTCATGGCGGGCATCATGGCCACGTACTCGAGGAGCAATCTCAAGCGAGCGTGCAGGTATCTTGCCGCGGCTCTCGCAATCTTTGTCGCAACCTCCGTTGCCAGCGTGGATACGCCCATCAACTACGGCATCATCTATTGCATGGGATTTAGCACCCTGGTTGCATGGGTTGTGCAGAAGGTGACTCCCAAGGAACTGACCGTCCTTGGGAGAGTCATGGCGGCCGCCATATGCGCCATGGCATTCCTGCTCTGCCTCGGAATTCCAACAGGTACGTTTGGGCTCAAGCAGTTTGGCGGACCGTATGTGCGAGTCTCCCCCGCTCCCTATGCCAGCGGGCTCCTGAGTTGGCTTGGCTTCCCTGGACCTCGATTCACTTCGGGAGACTACTACCCGCCCATACCCTTCACGCTGCTGTATCTCTCAGGCTATTTCCTGGGTGGGATCATACAGAAGAGCGGCCATGCAGCAGAGGCGCTGTCTAGGCTCAGATGCAGGCCGCTGGAGGTTGTTGGCAGGCATGCGTTGGAAGTCTATGTTATCCACCAGCCCCTCATTCTGCTCGTCCTCACGCTCGCATTCGGACGCTAG
- the hflX gene encoding GTPase HflX — protein sequence MSTAPVPERTVVVGVDTGRTDWPLKESLDELECLVETAGGVVVARETQKLDSPIPKTFVGSGKAKELADLVRRMDVDVVAFDDQLSPSQQANLERIFGEPVKVIDRTALILDIFGRHATTREGALQVQLAQLQYVLPRLRGMWSHLMGEQTRGGIGSRFGQGESQLEVDRRLVRDRIASLRRELARLETRRNTQSKARWDSGIYRVALAGYTNAGKSTLLNALTDSKVYAKDELFATLDPTTRSIDLAEGRKITLTDTVGFIQKLPTTLVESFKSTLAEVRAADLVLEVVDVHDANWEQKVRAVEDILAQIGASDIRRVLVFNKCDLLDEESLSGLRAQNPSAVFVSAEKGTGLSGLLHRIASEASAGDVTLTALVPYEKGMLVKMVHERCQVIREQYQENGLLVTLKAGERMAATLRSFEVGE from the coding sequence ATGTCCACGGCTCCCGTTCCAGAGCGAACGGTCGTCGTGGGAGTTGATACCGGCAGGACCGACTGGCCGTTGAAGGAGTCCTTGGACGAGCTCGAGTGCCTTGTCGAGACTGCCGGAGGTGTCGTCGTTGCTCGCGAGACCCAGAAGCTTGACTCGCCCATCCCCAAGACGTTCGTGGGCTCGGGAAAAGCCAAGGAGCTAGCTGACCTCGTGCGGCGCATGGATGTGGACGTGGTTGCCTTCGACGACCAGCTGTCCCCATCTCAGCAGGCCAATCTCGAGCGAATCTTTGGCGAACCGGTCAAGGTGATTGACAGGACGGCTCTCATCCTTGACATCTTTGGGCGGCACGCCACGACGCGAGAGGGTGCCCTTCAGGTGCAACTCGCCCAGCTTCAGTATGTCCTTCCTCGGCTTAGGGGCATGTGGAGCCATCTCATGGGCGAGCAGACCCGCGGCGGCATTGGCAGCCGATTTGGCCAGGGCGAGAGCCAGCTCGAGGTTGACCGAAGGCTCGTGCGCGACCGCATCGCTTCACTGAGGCGAGAGCTCGCTCGCCTCGAGACGCGTCGCAACACGCAGAGCAAGGCTCGCTGGGATTCCGGGATCTACCGCGTGGCGCTTGCCGGATATACGAACGCGGGCAAGTCGACGCTTCTCAACGCGCTCACGGACTCCAAGGTATATGCCAAGGATGAGCTGTTTGCCACGCTTGATCCGACCACGCGCTCCATCGACCTTGCCGAGGGCCGCAAGATCACCCTCACGGACACGGTCGGGTTCATCCAAAAGCTACCGACGACGCTTGTGGAGAGCTTCAAGTCCACGCTTGCCGAGGTGCGCGCCGCCGACCTCGTTCTTGAGGTGGTGGATGTCCATGATGCCAACTGGGAGCAAAAGGTACGCGCGGTCGAGGACATCCTTGCCCAGATTGGGGCTAGCGACATTCGGCGCGTTCTCGTGTTCAACAAGTGTGACCTGCTCGATGAGGAGTCGCTCTCTGGTCTTAGAGCGCAGAACCCCTCCGCTGTCTTTGTGTCTGCCGAGAAGGGAACCGGTCTGTCCGGACTCCTTCACAGGATTGCGTCTGAGGCAAGTGCGGGCGACGTCACACTCACGGCTCTCGTTCCCTATGAGAAGGGGATGCTTGTCAAGATGGTTCATGAGCGTTGCCAGGTCATTCGCGAGCAGTACCAGGAGAACGGTTTGCTCGTGACGCTCAAGGCGGGAGAGCGCATGGCTGCCACGCTTCGTTCGTTTGAGGTGGGGGAGTAG
- the miaA gene encoding tRNA (adenosine(37)-N6)-dimethylallyltransferase MiaA produces MSAEPVSPGSPVICIVGPTASGKSALADEVALRLGSDVISVDSMQVYRGMDIGTAKTPPNKRLVPLQMVDVADVSQDYSVAMFQTDARRLVDERRGAGRAAILCGGTGLYLDGVIDVMEFPSGTTHGEGRSRYECYLEQHGPQALWGLLETRDHASAEAIHPNNSRRVVRALEMSDEGTSYAEQLSGLKSRRPYYPTQMWGISMKRERLYARIDARVDAMMSEGLLDEVRGLVEAGYGQDLTSRQAIGYKEVLAYFDGECSLDECVELIKRRSRRYAKRQLSWLRRDGRARWLDMDELDSSQAADLVVGAYEDATRS; encoded by the coding sequence ATGTCTGCTGAGCCCGTGAGCCCCGGCTCTCCGGTCATTTGCATCGTGGGACCTACGGCCTCTGGCAAGAGCGCCCTTGCCGACGAGGTGGCCCTTCGCCTGGGCAGCGACGTCATCTCCGTCGACTCGATGCAGGTCTATCGGGGTATGGATATAGGCACGGCTAAGACGCCCCCGAACAAGCGCCTGGTTCCGCTTCAGATGGTCGATGTTGCCGACGTGTCGCAGGATTATTCCGTCGCGATGTTTCAGACGGACGCCCGAAGGCTCGTGGACGAGCGGAGAGGCGCCGGCCGTGCTGCCATCCTGTGTGGAGGCACGGGGCTGTACCTCGACGGCGTGATTGACGTCATGGAGTTCCCCTCGGGGACTACGCACGGGGAAGGTCGCTCTCGGTACGAGTGCTATCTCGAGCAGCACGGGCCCCAGGCACTTTGGGGGCTTCTTGAGACGCGGGACCACGCAAGCGCAGAGGCCATTCACCCTAACAACTCGCGTCGCGTCGTACGGGCGCTTGAGATGAGCGACGAGGGGACGAGCTACGCAGAGCAGCTTTCGGGGCTCAAGTCGAGGCGGCCTTACTATCCCACTCAGATGTGGGGCATCTCGATGAAGCGCGAGAGGCTCTACGCACGCATTGATGCTCGTGTTGACGCCATGATGTCCGAAGGGCTCCTTGACGAGGTTAGAGGACTCGTCGAGGCGGGATATGGCCAGGATCTCACGTCTCGCCAGGCCATTGGGTACAAGGAGGTCTTGGCGTACTTTGACGGGGAGTGTTCCCTTGACGAGTGCGTGGAGCTCATCAAACGTCGCTCTCGTAGGTATGCCAAGCGCCAGCTTTCCTGGCTGAGACGAGACGGACGTGCTCGTTGGCTTGACATGGACGAGCTCGATTCAAGCCAGGCTGCCGATCTTGTTGTCGGTGCGTATGAGGACGCCACCCGCTCGTAA
- the miaB gene encoding tRNA (N6-isopentenyl adenosine(37)-C2)-methylthiotransferase MiaB, with product MSNITSLAGLTYHVKTFGCQMNLHDSERVSGLLGSCGCLEVASPDEADIVVFMTCCVREKADTHLYGQVSAMVSAPEPPHGRRVVCIGGCIAQRDGSDIREHMRNVDVVFGTRAIASLPELILEALNGSKKSVFADTSEDDPGFSSDLPSRREDTWHAWVPIMTGCNNFCSYCIVPYVRGRERDRAFEDVVDEVRRLHEDDVREVCLLGQNVNSFGRQRYGSPRFAELLRAVGETGIERIRFTSSHPKDLSDETIAAMAETPAVMPQLHLAVQSGSTRVLKAMNRHYTREDYLALAERIKAANPGIALSTDIIVGFPGETEEDFEQTMSLVREVGFSSAFTFIYSKRPGTPAAKIDDPTPREVIQERFDRLAGLVADLAHEANQVELGHTVEALVEGPSKRDDRILVGHSPKNKTVHFEVPEGHRAEDLVGKFVDVKVEEARTWYLRGPMVGDPR from the coding sequence GTGAGCAACATCACGTCCCTTGCCGGACTCACGTACCATGTGAAGACGTTCGGCTGCCAGATGAACCTTCATGACTCCGAGCGCGTCTCGGGCCTTCTTGGGTCTTGCGGCTGCCTTGAGGTGGCCTCGCCTGATGAGGCCGACATCGTGGTCTTCATGACGTGCTGCGTGCGCGAGAAGGCAGACACCCACCTCTACGGCCAGGTCTCCGCCATGGTCAGCGCACCCGAGCCCCCTCATGGTCGCAGGGTCGTCTGCATCGGTGGCTGCATTGCCCAGCGCGACGGCTCCGACATCCGAGAGCACATGAGAAACGTCGACGTGGTGTTTGGCACTCGAGCCATCGCCAGTCTTCCCGAGCTCATTCTCGAGGCGCTCAACGGTTCCAAGAAGAGCGTCTTCGCCGATACGAGCGAGGACGACCCTGGCTTCTCCTCGGACCTTCCCAGCAGACGCGAGGACACCTGGCACGCATGGGTCCCCATCATGACGGGCTGCAACAACTTCTGCAGCTACTGCATCGTGCCCTACGTGCGTGGCCGCGAGCGCGACCGTGCCTTCGAGGACGTCGTCGATGAGGTTCGCAGGCTTCATGAGGACGACGTTCGCGAGGTGTGCCTTCTCGGCCAGAACGTTAACTCCTTCGGTCGTCAGCGTTACGGCTCTCCTCGCTTCGCCGAGCTCCTTCGTGCGGTGGGGGAGACGGGCATTGAGCGCATTCGCTTCACGAGCTCGCATCCCAAGGATCTCTCCGACGAGACGATTGCCGCCATGGCCGAGACGCCCGCCGTTATGCCGCAGCTCCACCTTGCCGTTCAGAGCGGCTCCACCCGCGTGCTCAAGGCGATGAACCGCCACTACACGCGCGAGGACTACCTCGCTCTCGCCGAGCGCATCAAGGCTGCCAACCCCGGCATCGCCCTCTCCACGGACATCATCGTGGGCTTCCCCGGCGAGACCGAGGAGGACTTCGAGCAGACCATGAGCCTCGTGAGGGAGGTCGGCTTCTCCTCGGCCTTCACGTTCATCTACTCCAAGCGCCCGGGAACCCCGGCCGCCAAGATCGATGATCCCACTCCGCGCGAGGTCATCCAGGAGCGCTTTGACAGGCTTGCCGGGCTCGTTGCCGATCTGGCTCACGAGGCCAACCAGGTCGAGCTTGGTCACACGGTCGAGGCGCTGGTCGAGGGGCCGTCCAAGAGGGATGACCGCATCCTCGTGGGCCACAGCCCCAAGAACAAGACCGTTCATTTTGAGGTTCCCGAGGGTCATCGAGCCGAGGACCTTGTGGGCAAGTTCGTTGACGTCAAGGTCGAGGAGGCCCGCACGTGGTATCTGCGTGGCCCCATGGTTGGCGACCCCAGGTGA
- a CDS encoding stage V sporulation protein S — translation MDYLKVSSKSSPASVAGAIAGMVKDGVPVNIQSVGAGAVNQAIKAVAIARGFLIPTGVDISCAPTFSDIDIDGQSRTAIRIAIYVHRLSPSDATTIEQGAGKVAI, via the coding sequence ATGGACTACCTGAAGGTCTCGAGCAAGTCCTCGCCTGCTTCAGTTGCCGGCGCCATCGCTGGCATGGTCAAGGATGGGGTGCCTGTCAACATCCAGTCGGTGGGCGCCGGTGCGGTCAACCAGGCCATCAAGGCCGTTGCCATCGCGAGGGGCTTTCTCATCCCCACGGGCGTAGATATTTCGTGCGCGCCCACGTTCTCAGACATCGATATCGACGGACAGAGTCGCACGGCCATTCGCATCGCCATCTATGTTCACAGGCTTTCTCCGTCAGACGCTACGACCATCGAGCAGGGCGCTGGAAAGGTGGCTATCTAG
- a CDS encoding ATP-binding protein: MASTSHTDTSEGTANAAPSLVDFVAVVSGDTAVRVEESLGDGFVRLRVGEAERRQAKHDIRCIEDVVIEMLRNSRDAGAHRILVATSREGDARSLVMVDDGSGVPDSMRERIFDARVTSKLDTVHMDRWGVHGRGMALFSIRENTRSARVMASGKGLGSSIRVEADASALPERKDQSTWPTIGKGDEGQTQLRGPHNIIRTCCEFALEERPDCEVYLGSAADVLATARALAEQSPERSRLLFVDDPSEVSVIERPAVAGDAHELADVARDMGLPISERTAHRILAGQIKPLRPVASRLLHHGGTPGPQKVDLAKDRRGLKIAQDDIDEFSRTMERAFDLIAERYYVGLSGEPRVNVTKDKITVTFDLEKED, from the coding sequence ATGGCGAGCACGTCACATACCGATACCAGCGAGGGTACGGCCAACGCCGCGCCCTCGCTTGTCGACTTTGTCGCAGTCGTCTCCGGAGATACCGCGGTCCGCGTCGAGGAGTCGCTGGGCGACGGCTTTGTTCGCCTCCGCGTTGGCGAGGCCGAGCGGCGCCAGGCAAAGCACGACATCCGCTGCATTGAGGACGTCGTCATCGAGATGCTGCGCAACTCCAGGGACGCCGGGGCCCATCGCATCCTTGTCGCCACGTCCCGAGAGGGCGACGCTCGCTCGCTTGTCATGGTCGACGATGGCTCTGGTGTCCCCGACTCCATGCGGGAGCGCATCTTTGACGCACGTGTCACCTCCAAGCTCGACACGGTCCATATGGATCGCTGGGGCGTGCACGGTCGAGGCATGGCGTTGTTCTCAATCAGGGAAAACACACGATCAGCTCGCGTCATGGCCTCTGGAAAGGGTCTTGGCTCCTCCATCCGGGTCGAGGCAGATGCGTCCGCCCTTCCCGAGCGCAAGGACCAGAGCACCTGGCCCACGATTGGCAAGGGCGATGAGGGCCAGACGCAGCTCAGGGGTCCTCACAACATCATTCGTACCTGCTGCGAGTTTGCCCTGGAGGAGCGTCCCGACTGTGAGGTATACCTCGGCTCTGCCGCCGACGTCTTGGCAACGGCCCGAGCACTTGCCGAGCAGAGTCCCGAACGCTCGCGCCTTTTGTTCGTGGATGATCCCTCGGAGGTCTCCGTCATTGAGCGTCCCGCTGTTGCGGGAGACGCCCATGAGCTCGCGGATGTTGCTCGCGACATGGGCCTGCCCATCTCCGAGCGTACGGCCCATCGCATTCTGGCAGGCCAGATCAAGCCTTTGAGGCCTGTGGCGTCTCGGCTCCTCCACCATGGGGGAACGCCGGGACCTCAAAAGGTGGACCTGGCCAAGGACCGCCGCGGCCTTAAGATCGCGCAGGACGATATTGACGAGTTCTCGCGTACCATGGAGCGGGCCTTCGACCTCATTGCCGAGCGCTATTATGTGGGACTTTCCGGCGAGCCAAGGGTCAACGTGACGAAGGACAAGATTACCGTTACATTTGACCTCGAGAAGGAAGACTAA